From the genome of Populus alba chromosome 10, ASM523922v2, whole genome shotgun sequence, one region includes:
- the LOC118034578 gene encoding serine/threonine-protein kinase PBL27 yields MGGCFPCFGSSNKEGSSGFGLVKELNKKDSLKEGSAGQSHHVGRVSSDKSKSRSGSDPKKEQSIPKDGPTANIAAQIFTFRELAAATTNFRPECLLGEGGFGRVYKGRIESTGQVVAVKQLDRNGLQGNREFLVEVLMLSLLHHPNLVNLIGYCADGDQRLLVYEFMPLGSLEDHLHDLPPDKEPLDWNTRMKIAAGAAKGLEYLHDKANPPVIYRDLKSSNILLDEGYHPKLSDFGLAKLGPVGDKTHVSTRVMGTYGYCAPEYAMTGQLTLKSDVYSFGVVFLELITGRKAIDNTRAPGEHNLVAWARPLFKDRRKFPKMADPLLQGRYPMRGLYQALAVAAMCLQEQAATRPLIGDVVTALTYLASQTYDPNAVNQSNRVGPSTPRNRDDRRGMADGLDSPDEHGRGGRNGSPSTYKNSPDYRKRDHVREFSTGAELGRSETGGSGRKWGLDDSDQQDTQRDSPVNTSRARETPRNRDLDRERAVAEAKVWGENWRDKRRANAMGSFDGTNE; encoded by the exons ATGGGTGGGTGTTTTCCTTGTTTTGGGTCATCAAACAAGGAGGGTAGTAGTGGTTTTGGTCTTGTTAAAGAATTGAACAAGAAGGATTCACTTAAAGAAGGTTCAGCTGGTCAGTCTCACCATGTTGGCAGAGTTAGTTCAG ACAAATCAAAATCTCGGAGTGGTTCTGATCCCAAGAAGGAACAATCAATTCCCAAAGATGGACCAACAGCTAACATTGCAGCACAGATATTTACATTCCGAGAATTAGCTGCTGCCACAACGAACTTTAGACCAGAGTGCTTGTTAGGTGAAGGAGGTTTTGGGCGTGTTTACAAAGGTCGCATTGAGAGCACTGGCCAG GTAGTTGCTGTGAAACAGCTTGACCGAAATGGCCTTCAAGGAAATAGAGAATTTCTGGTGGAGGTTCTCATGCTCAGCCTCTTACACCATCCAAACCTTGTCAACTTGATTGGCTACTGTGCTGATGGGGACCAACGCCTCCTTGTTTATGAGTTTATGCCATTGGGATCATTGGAGGATCATTTACATG ATCTTCCCCCGGACAAAGAGCCTCTGGACTGGAACACAAGGATGAAGATTGCAGCTGGTGCGGCTAAGGGATTGGAATACTTGCATGATAAAGCAAACCCTCCTGTCATATACCGGGACTTAAAATCATCCAACATCCTTCTTGATGAGGGTTATCATCCCAAGTTGTCAGATTTCGGACTTGCAAAGCTAGGTCCTGTTGGTGACAAGACTCATGTCTCAACACGTGTGATGGGGACATATGGTTATTGTGCTCCAGAGTATGCCATGACTGGCCAACTTACTTTAAAGTCTGATGTCTATAGTTTTGGGGTTGTCTTTCTTGAACTTATCACAGGGCGCAAGGCAATTGATAACACCCGGGCTCCTGGAGAGCATAATCTAGTTGCATGG GCAAGACCACTTTTCAAGGATCGTAGGAAATTCCCTAAAATGGCTGATCCACTGCTTCAAGGCCGTTATCCAATGCGAGGACTGTATCAAGCTCTTGCGGTTGCAGCTATGTGTTTGCAAGAGCAGGCTGCTACAAGGCCTCTAATAGGCGATGTTGTGACTGCTCTCACATATTTAGCTTCCCAAACCTATGACCCAAATGCTGTCAATCAAAGTAACAGAGTCGGACCATCTACACCTAGGAACAGAGATGATCGGAGGGGAATGGCTGATGGGCTGGATAGCCCAGACGAGCATGGACGTGGTGGGCGAAATGGTTCCCCTTCCACCTACAAAAACTCACCTGACTATAGGAAACGGGACCATGTTAGGGAATTCAGCACTGGTGCAGAATTAGGAAGGAGTGAAACAGGTGGATCTGGCAGAAAATGGGGTTTGGACGACTCAGACCAACAGGATACTCAGAGAGATAGTCCTGTGAATACCAGCAGAGCAAGGGAAACTCCAAGAAATCGTGATTTAGATAGAGAACGAGCAGTTGCAGAAGCAAAAGTATGGGGTGAGAATTGGAGAGACAAAAGGCGGGCGAATGCAATGGGTAGTTTTGATGGTACAAACGAGTGA